The Anomalospiza imberbis isolate Cuckoo-Finch-1a 21T00152 chromosome 27, ASM3175350v1, whole genome shotgun sequence genome segment agggaccaGGCAGGACCACCCTGGGGACAAACGGCCCCTCTCCTCAGACGGCTTCACTGCAGGACTTGGCgctgggagccagcactgggtTAATTTGGCTCAGTTAGGGACAAACCAGATCATCCACCTGGGATGAACTCATCTCATCTTCCTTGCCATCATCACTCACCCCTGAGCATCCCCCAGAACACGTCTGTCCCTCCCAGCCTGAGCTGCAAACCCCAGTTCACCCCCGACCCGATGCCACTCTGGGATCCCTGTCACCAAAATCCTTTGGGTTCCCAAATTAAGGACAAGAAAATAATAGTTTGGGGTCTTGCCATCCCATGATGGGCCTTGGCAGCTTCTCCTGGGACTCAGGCTGGTTCTGAGCCTGGGAAGCCCCCTGCCTTTCCCCAGTTCCACATTCCTGCATTCCCAGTGTTTATATTAACAAAGGAAGTTAAATACATGGAAATGCTGTAAATATTGAAGTGCCATTCCCCACTTCCCAGTGAAGAACAAGGAATTTAATTCAGTCACTAAACCCACATGAAGATGATTTGTTTGCTGCAGGTGCTGACAGAAAGCAGTGCCAAAAAACCTGGGAATGCTCAGGGAAACACCCATTGATGGTGGAGGGGAGTTTAGCACACCCCAGCCCCCCGCCTGGGAACGGAGAGGCAGGAGACAGACggagaggagaggcaggagaCAGACGGATCCAGGTGGAATTTATTTACACTGCAGGAGGCTCTCTCCCGAGGTTACTTGAGCGGGATGAAGCGGGACGAGTGGGTGGCACCGATGCCAGGCCGGCCGTGCTTCACCGGCTTGTAGGTGATGGAGAACTCGCCCAGGTAGTGGCCGATCATCTCGGGCTGCAAGTGGAGACATCCGTGCTGGGGACAGCGCCAGGGGCACGGGGACATCGCGGGCACAGCCGGGTATTCCACCTGGGCTCCTCCCCTGGTGCCTTGATGTGGAGCCAGAGGGGCTTCCCCGGCTCTGCCCctcctgggagagctggaggagCCACAGGGGCATCTGTGCCCTTCCAGGCGGGATTTAACGCCAGGCAGGAGCAAGACGTGGCATTTAATCCCACTGGTGGTATCCAGTGACAGCACCCGCTGGGTAATTCCACTCCTGGGGAAGCTCAGGGATCTGTTTCATCCCGGCAGGCCGGGAGCCAGGATCCACATGGATCACTCCACAGCCAGGGCCACGCTGACACCCCTCTGGGAGCTGGCCCTCCCTGGGATGCCACCTCCAGGCGTCCCTCTGAGCCAACCCCGCTCCAAGGAGCAGCCTGGACCCCTCCCAGGCCCAGGGAAGGAGCGGGATTTACCAAGAGTTAGGAGCGAACGCTCCGGGTGCGAGAGCCACCGGCCAGGCCCCAGCTCACCTTGATCTCCACCTGGTTGAAGGTCTTGCCGTTGTAGACGCCCACCATGCTGCCCACCATCTCGGGCAGGATGATCATGTCCCTCAGGTGGGTCTTCACCACCTCGGGCTTCTCCATGGGCGGCGCCTCCTTCTTGGCCTTGCGCAGGCGCTTGAGCAGCGAGTGCTGCTTGCGGCGCAGGCCCCGGTTCaggcgccgccgctgccgcgcGCTGTACAGCTGCATCAGCTGCTCGCTGCCAGAGGGGACGGGCGGctcagagaggggacagggacggcccagggacagcccagggaccccagagCCAGCTGGGCTACAGCCGGGGGACAGCcagacaccccacagccacAGTCACCCAGACAGAGCCCGGGCGACAGCCCCAGGAGACAGCCAGGGACCCCCGGGAAACAGCCCGGGGACCCCGAACTGAGCCTGGGGAACAGCCCAGGGAACCCAAACTGAGCCTGGGGACCCCGAAATGAGCCTGGGGAacagcccagggaccccaaggacaccccagggaccccacaCTGAGCCCGGGGAATAGCCCAGGGACCCCAaggacaccccagggaccccacaCTGAGCCCGGGGAACAGCCCGGGGACCCCGAACTGAGCCCGGGGAACCCGAACTGAGCCCggggagcagcccagggaccccacaCTGAGCCCGGGGAACAGCCCGGGGACCCCGAAATGAGCCTGGGGAacagcccagggaccccacaCTGAGCCCGGGGAATAGCCCAGGGAACCCAAACTGAGCCCggggacatcccagggacacccagggaccccGAACTGAGCCCGGGGAACAGCCCGGGGACCCCACTCTGAGCCTGGGGAACAGCACAGACAGCCCAAACTCAATCTGGGGAACAGCACAGGGACCCCAGACTCAAGCTGGGGAACTGTCcgggacaccccagggaccccgAACAGAGCCCGGGGAACAGCCCCGCGAAGACCCCAGAGCCACTGTGTCACCCAGACCGAGTCTGGGGTCCACAGCAGGGAGACCCCAAAGTACCAGCGTCACCCCCACTGAGCCCGGCCCCGAGGAGATCCGGCACCCCGCACTGACGGCGTCACCCACTGAGGGACTTTAAACAGCccaaacagcagctgctggacaCCCAAACGCCCGTTATCGCCGGTATTTGAACACGACCGGAGCGTGGGGCGGAACCCGCTCCCCGCTCCCCGGCCCGGGGCTCCCCAGCCCTTACTAGGACATGTCGAGCAGCTGGTCCAGGTCCACCCCGCGGTAGGTGAATTTGCGGAAGGTTCGCTTCTTCTTCTGCTCCACCTCCGCCTGCAGCGGGAcagagggctcagggcagcGGGTCGCGGCCGCCCGGGACGGGGGCCAGGGGATTCAAggccgcccggcgccgcgctgccCGCCCCGCAC includes the following:
- the RPS15 gene encoding small ribosomal subunit protein uS19: MAEVEQKKKRTFRKFTYRGVDLDQLLDMSYEQLMQLYSARQRRRLNRGLRRKQHSLLKRLRKAKKEAPPMEKPEVVKTHLRDMIILPEMVGSMVGVYNGKTFNQVEIKPEMIGHYLGEFSITYKPVKHGRPGIGATHSSRFIPLK